In the Hordeum vulgare subsp. vulgare chromosome 7H, MorexV3_pseudomolecules_assembly, whole genome shotgun sequence genome, one interval contains:
- the LOC123408926 gene encoding uncharacterized protein LOC123408926, producing MERQPRPQLAVAEEAIALYDTYWFRRLVLSNACPPPAPLPPPAPEREQPEQAPAEESKSELRRAPSGLQRHRRTRSDEAKAAAFHGQLEPLKIPNGHRARLQTILSGKDGLAAPEPLPLPERRRLEARRPGGRRRRSRRGRSLSELEFEEVKGLQDLGFTFSETEVDAELASIVPGLRRLRAEEEAKRAKAEAEEEACRRNRAAAEASHAAPRRPYLSEAWEDEEAEVRRMLSNFRIPAAADGADLKENLRLWAHTVASAVR from the coding sequence ATGGAGCGGCAGCCTCGGCCGCAGCTCGCCGTGGCGGAGGAGGCCATCGCGCTCTACGACACCTACTGGTTCCGCCGCCTCGTGCTCAGCAACGCCTGCCCTCCTCCCGCGCCtctgccgccgccggcgcctgagCGCGAGCAGCCGGAGCAGGCGCCGGCGGAGGAGAGCAAGAGCGAGCTGCGGCGCGCTCCGTCGGGGCTGCAGCGGCACCGCCGGACGCGGAGCGACGAGGCCAAGGCGGCCGCGTTCCACGGCCAGCTGGAGCCCCTCAAGATCCCCAACGGCCACCGCGCGAGGCTCCAGACCATCCTGTCCGGGAAGGACGGCCTGGCCGCGCCGGAGCCGCTGCCGCTGCCAGAGCGGCGGAGGCTGGAAGCGCGGCGGCCCggcgggaggaggcggaggagccgCCGCGGGCGGAGCCTGTCGGAGCTGGAATTCGAGGAGGTGAAGGGGCTGCAGGACCTCGGCTTCACCTTCTCCGAGACCGAGGTCGACGCCGAGCTCGCGTCCATCGTGCCGGGGCTCAGGCGGCTGCGCGCGGAGGAAGAAGCCAAGAGAGCCaaggcggaggcggaggaggaagcCTGTAGAAGAAACAGGGCCGCCGCGGAGGCCTCCCACGCGGCGCCGAGGAGGCCCTACTTGTCCGAGGCGTGGGAGGACGAGGAGGCGGAGGTGAGGAGGATGCTGAGCAACTTCAGGATCCCGGCCGCCGCCGACGGCGCTGACCTCAAGGAGAACCTCCGGCTCTGGGCGCACACCGTGGCCTCCGCCGTCCGGTGA